One window of Kosakonia cowanii JCM 10956 = DSM 18146 genomic DNA carries:
- a CDS encoding U32 family peptidase has translation MKYSLGPVLYYWSKETLEEFYQQAANSRADVVYLGEAVCSKRRATKVGDWLAMAKALADSGKQVVISTLALVQASSELNELKRYVDNGEFLLEASDLGVVNLCAERKLPFVAGHALNCYNAVTLRLLLKQGMVRWCMPVELSRDWLVNLLDQCDTLGIRQQFEVEVLSYGHLPLAYSARCFTARSENRAKDECETCCIKYPTGRSMRSQEDQQVFVLNGIQTMSGYVYNLGNELTSMQGLVDVVRLSPMGSETFTMLEAFKANETGSAPLPLASNSECNGYWRRLPGLMLEA, from the coding sequence ATGAAATATTCATTAGGGCCGGTGCTTTACTACTGGTCAAAAGAGACGCTTGAGGAGTTTTATCAGCAGGCGGCAAACAGCCGCGCTGATGTGGTCTATCTCGGCGAAGCGGTGTGCAGCAAACGCCGCGCCACCAAAGTGGGCGACTGGCTGGCGATGGCGAAAGCGCTGGCCGACAGCGGCAAACAGGTGGTGATTTCGACGCTGGCGCTGGTGCAGGCTTCATCGGAACTCAACGAACTGAAGCGCTATGTCGATAACGGCGAGTTTCTGCTGGAGGCGAGCGATCTCGGGGTGGTGAATCTGTGCGCCGAGCGCAAGCTGCCATTTGTCGCCGGGCATGCCCTCAACTGCTATAACGCCGTTACCTTGCGCTTGTTGCTGAAACAGGGGATGGTGCGCTGGTGCATGCCGGTGGAGCTCTCCCGCGACTGGCTGGTAAACCTGCTCGATCAGTGCGACACGCTCGGTATTCGCCAGCAGTTTGAAGTCGAAGTGTTGAGCTACGGCCATCTGCCTCTCGCCTACTCTGCCCGCTGCTTTACCGCGCGCTCGGAGAATCGAGCAAAAGATGAGTGCGAAACCTGCTGCATTAAATACCCGACCGGGCGCAGCATGCGTTCCCAGGAGGATCAGCAGGTCTTCGTGCTCAACGGCATTCAGACCATGAGCGGTTATGTCTACAACCTCGGTAATGAGCTGACCTCGATGCAGGGGCTGGTCGATGTGGTACGGCTCTCGCCGATGGGGAGTGAAACCTTCACCATGCTGGAGGCGTTTAAAGCGAATGAAACCGGTAGCGCGCCGCTGCCGCTCGCGTCGAACAGCGAGTGCAATGGTTACTGGCGCAGGCTGCCGGGGCTGATGCTCGAGGCGTAA
- a CDS encoding luciferase-like monooxygenase: MSEKTVAFSVLDLAPIPQNSSARDAFTHSLDLAKLAEKRGYDRFWLAEHHNMTGIASAATSVLIGYLAANTQTLRLGSGGVMLPNHAPLVIAEQFGTLNTLYPGRIDLGLGRAPGSDQRTMMALRRHMSGDVDNFPRDVRELVDWFDANDPNPHVRPVPGYGEKIPVWLLGSSLYSAQLAAQLGLPFAFASHFAPDMLFQALHLYRTQFKPSARLEKPYAMVCINIVAADSNRDAEYLFTSMQQAFVKLRRGETSQLPPPIENMDHFWSPSEKYGVQQALSMSLVGDKAKVRHGLESILRETQADEIMVNGQIFDHQARLHSFELAMQVKEALFG, translated from the coding sequence ATGTCTGAGAAAACCGTTGCGTTTTCGGTGCTGGATTTAGCGCCGATTCCACAAAACTCAAGCGCGCGTGACGCGTTTACCCATTCCCTCGATCTGGCGAAGCTGGCGGAGAAGCGCGGTTACGATCGCTTCTGGCTGGCGGAGCACCACAACATGACCGGGATCGCCAGCGCGGCGACGTCTGTATTGATCGGTTACCTGGCAGCGAATACGCAAACCCTGCGTCTCGGCTCTGGCGGCGTGATGCTGCCGAACCACGCTCCGCTGGTGATTGCCGAGCAGTTCGGTACGCTGAATACGCTCTATCCGGGACGTATCGATCTCGGGCTTGGCCGCGCGCCGGGCAGCGATCAGCGCACGATGATGGCGCTGCGCCGCCATATGAGCGGCGATGTTGATAATTTCCCGCGCGATGTGAGGGAGCTGGTCGACTGGTTTGACGCCAACGATCCGAACCCGCACGTGCGCCCGGTGCCGGGTTACGGTGAGAAGATCCCGGTGTGGCTGTTAGGCTCCAGCCTTTACAGTGCGCAGCTTGCCGCCCAATTGGGTCTGCCGTTTGCCTTCGCCTCACACTTTGCGCCGGATATGCTGTTCCAGGCGCTGCATCTCTATCGCACCCAGTTCAAACCCTCCGCGCGGCTGGAAAAACCCTATGCGATGGTGTGTATCAATATTGTCGCCGCCGATAGCAACCGCGATGCGGAGTATCTCTTTACCTCGATGCAGCAGGCGTTTGTGAAGCTGCGCCGTGGTGAGACGAGCCAGCTTCCGCCGCCGATTGAGAATATGGATCACTTCTGGTCGCCGTCTGAAAAGTATGGCGTGCAGCAGGCGCTGAGCATGTCGCTGGTGGGTGATAAAGCGAAAGTGCGCCACGGTCTTGAATCGATCCTGCGGGAAACCCAGGCGGATGAGATTATGGTTAACGGGCAGATTTTCGATCACCAGGCGCGGCTGCACTCGTTTGAGCTGGCGATGCAGGTGAAAGAGGCGTTGTTCGGTTAG
- the mtr gene encoding tryptophan permease encodes MSTLTTTQASPSLFGGVVIIGGTIIGAGMFSLPVVMSGAWFFWSLLALVFTWFCMLHSGLMILEANLNYRSGASFDTITKDLLGKGWNLINGLSIAFVLYILTYAYISASGSILHHTFAEMSLDVPPRLAGLGFALLVAFIVWLSTHAVSRMTAIVLGAKVITFFLTFGSLLGHVQPATLFNVAQSGASYTPYLLMTLPFCLASFGYHGNVPSLMKYYGKDPRVITRCLVYGTLLALGLYVIWLLVTMGNIARPAFIDIAAKGGNIDVLVQALSGVLNSRSLDLLLVIFSNFAVASSFLGVTLGLFDYLADLFKFDDAPLGRFKTALLTFLPPIIGGLLWPNGFLYAIGYAGLAATIWAAIVPALLANASRKRFGSPAFRVWGGKPMIVLILLFGAGNAVVHLLSSFNLLPVYH; translated from the coding sequence ATGTCGACACTGACAACCACCCAGGCTTCCCCTTCGCTGTTCGGCGGAGTGGTGATTATCGGCGGCACAATTATTGGCGCAGGCATGTTTTCCCTGCCGGTGGTCATGTCCGGCGCGTGGTTCTTCTGGTCGCTTCTGGCACTGGTGTTTACCTGGTTCTGCATGCTGCACTCGGGCCTGATGATACTTGAGGCCAACCTCAACTACCGCAGCGGCGCGAGCTTCGACACCATCACCAAAGATCTGCTGGGCAAAGGGTGGAACCTGATCAACGGCCTCTCTATCGCCTTTGTGCTCTACATCCTGACCTACGCCTACATCTCGGCGAGCGGCTCGATCCTGCACCACACCTTTGCTGAAATGTCGCTGGATGTTCCGCCACGGCTGGCAGGGCTGGGGTTTGCGCTGCTGGTAGCGTTTATCGTCTGGCTCTCAACCCACGCAGTCAGCCGCATGACGGCGATTGTGCTGGGCGCAAAAGTGATCACTTTTTTCCTCACCTTCGGCAGCCTGCTCGGGCATGTGCAGCCGGCAACGCTGTTTAACGTGGCGCAGAGCGGCGCCTCTTACACGCCCTACCTGCTGATGACGTTGCCGTTCTGTCTCGCCTCCTTCGGCTACCACGGCAACGTGCCGAGCCTGATGAAATATTACGGCAAGGATCCGCGCGTGATTACCCGCTGCCTGGTCTACGGTACGCTGCTGGCGCTCGGGCTGTATGTGATTTGGTTACTGGTGACGATGGGGAATATTGCCCGTCCGGCGTTTATCGATATCGCGGCTAAAGGCGGCAATATCGATGTGCTGGTGCAGGCGTTGAGCGGCGTGCTGAACAGCCGCAGCCTCGATCTGCTGCTGGTTATCTTCTCTAACTTTGCCGTTGCCAGCTCTTTCCTCGGCGTGACGCTCGGGCTGTTCGATTACCTGGCGGATCTCTTTAAGTTTGACGACGCGCCGCTGGGGCGTTTTAAGACCGCGCTGCTGACATTCCTGCCGCCGATTATTGGGGGGCTGCTGTGGCCGAACGGCTTTTTATACGCCATTGGTTATGCGGGTTTAGCCGCCACGATCTGGGCAGCGATTGTGCCAGCGCTGCTGGCGAATGCTTCACGTAAACGCTTCGGCAGCCCGGCGTTTCGCGTCTGGGGCGGTAAACCGATGATTGTTTTGATCCTGCTTTTCGGCGCAGGCAACGCGGTGGTGCATCTGTTATCGAGCTTTAACCTGCTGCCGGTCTATCACTAA
- a CDS encoding DEAD/DEAH family ATP-dependent RNA helicase — MAEFETTFADLGLKAPILEALNDLGYEKPSPIQAECIPHLLNGRDVLGMAQTGSGKTAAFSLPLLHNIDPDLRAPQILVLAPTRELAVQVAEAMTDFSKHMHGVNVVALYGGQRYDVQLRALRQGPQIVVGTPGRLLDHLKRGTLDLSKLSGLVLDEADEMLRMGFIEDVETIMAQIPEGHQTALFSATMPEAIRRITRRFMKEPQEVRIQSSVTTRPDISQSYWSVYGMRKNEALVRFLEAEDFDAAIIFVRTKNATLEVAEALERNGYNSAALNGDMNQALREQTLERLKDGRLDILIATDVAARGLDVERISLVVNYDIPMDSESYVHRIGRTGRAGRAGRALLFVENRERRLLRNIERTMKLTIPEVELPNAELLGTRRLEKFAAKVQQQLESSDLDQYRALLAKIQPSSEEEMDIETLAAALLKMAQGERPLILPPDAPMRPKREFRERDERFERRGDRNDRNDRGPRTERAGEDRPRRERRDVGDMELYRIEVGRDDGVEVRHIVGAIANEGDISSRYIGNIKLFGSHSTIELPKGMPGEVLQHFTRTRILNKPMNMQLLGDAQPRERSERRPGGGERRSFGGGERREGGRGPRRDGAAPAGAGRFGGERRENRGPRREEGTTRRRDA, encoded by the coding sequence ATGGCTGAATTCGAAACCACTTTTGCAGATCTGGGCCTGAAGGCTCCTATCCTTGAAGCCCTTAACGATCTCGGTTACGAAAAACCATCTCCGATCCAGGCTGAGTGCATTCCGCACCTGCTGAACGGTCGTGACGTGCTGGGCATGGCCCAGACTGGTAGCGGGAAAACCGCAGCGTTTTCTCTTCCGCTGCTTCATAACATCGATCCGGACCTGCGTGCGCCGCAGATCCTCGTGCTTGCTCCGACCCGCGAACTGGCGGTTCAGGTAGCTGAAGCGATGACCGATTTCTCTAAACACATGCATGGCGTGAACGTGGTTGCTCTTTATGGCGGCCAGCGTTATGACGTGCAATTACGCGCCCTGCGTCAGGGCCCGCAGATCGTTGTCGGTACGCCGGGACGTCTGCTGGATCACCTGAAACGCGGCACCCTGGACCTCTCCAAATTGAGCGGTCTGGTGCTGGATGAAGCCGACGAAATGCTGCGCATGGGCTTTATCGAAGACGTAGAAACTATCATGGCGCAGATCCCGGAAGGTCATCAGACCGCTCTGTTCTCCGCCACCATGCCGGAAGCGATTCGTCGCATTACCCGCCGCTTTATGAAAGAGCCGCAGGAAGTGCGCATTCAGTCCAGCGTGACAACTCGCCCGGACATCAGCCAGAGCTACTGGTCTGTCTACGGCATGCGTAAAAACGAAGCGCTGGTTCGCTTCCTTGAAGCAGAAGATTTTGATGCAGCGATCATCTTCGTGCGCACCAAAAACGCGACCCTGGAAGTGGCTGAAGCGCTGGAGCGCAACGGTTACAACAGCGCCGCGCTGAACGGTGACATGAACCAGGCCCTGCGTGAGCAGACTCTGGAGCGTCTGAAAGATGGTCGTCTGGACATCCTGATTGCAACCGACGTTGCGGCCCGTGGTCTGGACGTTGAGCGCATCAGCCTGGTTGTTAACTATGACATCCCGATGGACTCCGAGTCTTACGTTCACCGTATCGGCCGTACCGGTCGTGCGGGTCGTGCTGGCCGCGCTCTGCTGTTCGTTGAGAACCGCGAGCGTCGTCTGCTGCGCAACATCGAACGTACGATGAAGCTGACCATTCCGGAAGTAGAGCTGCCGAACGCAGAACTGCTGGGCACACGCCGTCTGGAAAAATTCGCCGCGAAAGTACAGCAGCAGCTGGAAAGCAGCGATCTGGACCAGTACCGTGCGCTGCTGGCGAAAATCCAGCCCTCTTCTGAAGAAGAGATGGATATCGAAACGCTGGCTGCCGCACTGCTGAAAATGGCACAGGGCGAACGTCCGCTGATCCTGCCGCCGGATGCACCGATGCGTCCTAAGCGTGAGTTCCGCGAGCGTGATGAGCGTTTCGAACGCCGCGGCGATCGTAACGACCGCAATGACCGTGGTCCGCGTACCGAACGTGCCGGTGAAGACCGTCCGCGTCGTGAGCGTCGCGATGTTGGTGATATGGAACTGTACCGTATTGAAGTGGGCCGTGATGACGGTGTCGAAGTTCGTCATATCGTTGGTGCAATCGCCAACGAAGGCGACATCAGCAGCCGCTACATCGGCAACATCAAGCTGTTCGGTTCTCACTCCACCATTGAGCTGCCGAAAGGCATGCCGGGCGAGGTTCTGCAGCACTTTACCCGCACGCGTATTCTCAACAAACCGATGAATATGCAACTGCTGGGCGATGCACAGCCGCGTGAGCGCAGCGAACGCCGTCCTGGCGGCGGTGAGCGTCGTAGCTTCGGCGGCGGCGAGCGTCGTGAAGGTGGCCGCGGTCCGCGTCGTGATGGTGCAGCACCTGCTGGTGCAGGCCGTTTCGGCGGTGAACGTCGTGAAAATCGTGGCCCGCGCCGCGAAGAAGGCACAACCCGTCGTCGTGACGCGTAA
- the yrbN gene encoding protein YrbN translates to MKIAKYFHDELCRLAANDIEALVLHG, encoded by the coding sequence ATGAAAATTGCCAAATATTTTCACGATGAGTTATGTAGACTGGCCGCCAATGACATAGAGGCACTTGTACTACATGGCTGA
- the nlpI gene encoding lipoprotein NlpI, whose amino-acid sequence MKPFLRWCFVATALTLAGCSNSAWRKSEVLAVPLQPTLQQEVILARMEQILASRALSDDERAQLLYERGVLYDSLGLRALARNDFSQALAIRPDMPEVFNYLGIYLTQAGNFDAAYEAFDSVLELDPTYNYAHLNRGIALHYGGRDKLAQDDLLAFYQDDPNDPFRSLWLYIVERKLDEHKAKEALKQRFEKSDKEQWGWNIVEFYLGDISESELMDRLKADATDNTSLAEHLSETNFYLGKYYLSLGDKDSATALFKLAVANNVHNFVEHRYALLELSLLGQEQDDLAESDQQ is encoded by the coding sequence ATGAAGCCTTTTTTGCGCTGGTGTTTCGTTGCGACAGCTCTAACGCTGGCAGGATGCAGCAACTCTGCCTGGCGTAAGAGCGAAGTCCTCGCGGTGCCATTGCAACCGACTTTGCAGCAAGAAGTGATTCTGGCACGCATGGAACAAATTCTTGCCAGTCGGGCTTTATCCGATGATGAACGCGCACAGCTTTTATATGAGCGCGGAGTATTGTATGATAGTCTTGGTTTGAGGGCGTTGGCGCGGAATGATTTTTCACAAGCGCTGGCCATCCGACCCGATATGCCTGAAGTATTCAATTACTTAGGCATTTATTTAACGCAGGCAGGCAATTTTGATGCTGCCTATGAAGCGTTTGATTCTGTACTTGAGCTTGATCCAACTTACAACTACGCGCACTTAAACCGCGGCATCGCTCTGCACTATGGCGGTCGTGATAAGTTAGCGCAAGATGATCTGCTGGCGTTTTATCAAGACGATCCTAATGATCCTTTCCGTAGCCTGTGGCTTTACATCGTTGAGCGGAAGCTCGATGAGCACAAGGCGAAAGAAGCACTGAAACAGCGCTTCGAAAAATCGGACAAGGAACAATGGGGATGGAATATTGTCGAGTTCTACCTCGGTGACATTAGCGAATCTGAGCTAATGGATCGCCTGAAGGCGGACGCAACGGATAACACCTCGCTCGCTGAGCATCTCAGTGAAACCAACTTCTATTTAGGTAAGTACTACCTAAGTCTGGGGGATAAGGACAGCGCTACGGCACTGTTCAAATTAGCGGTTGCTAACAACGTCCACAACTTCGTTGAGCACCGTTATGCATTGTTGGAATTATCGCTCTTGGGCCAGGAGCAAGACGACCTGGCAGAATCGGACCAGCAATAG
- the pnp gene encoding polyribonucleotide nucleotidyltransferase: protein MLNPIIRKFQYGQHTVTLETGMMARQATAAVMVSMDDTAVFVTVVGQKKAKPGQDFFPLTVNYQERTYAAGKIPGGFFRREGRPSEGETLIARLIDRPVRPLFPEGFVNEVQVIATVVSVNPQVNPDIVAMIGASAALSLSGIPFNGPIGAARVGYINDQYVLNPTQEELKSSKLDLVVAGTEAAVLMVESEAELLSEDQMLGAVVYGHEQQQIVIQNINDLVKEAGKPRWDWQPEAVNEALNARVAALAESRLSDAYRITDKQERYAQVDVIKSETIATLVAEDESLDANELGEILHAIEKNVVRSRVLAGEPRIDGREKDMIRGLDVRTGVLPRTHGSALFTRGETQALVTATLGTARDAQNIDELMGERTDSFLFHYNFPPYSVGETGMVGSPKRREIGHGRLAKRGVLAVMPEADKFPYTVRVVSEITESNGSSSMASVCGASLALMDAGVPVKAAVAGIAMGLVKEGENFVVLSDILGDEDHLGDMDFKVAGSRDGISALQMDIKIEGITKEIMQVALNQAKGARLHILGVMEQAINAPRGDISEFAPRIHTIKINPDKIKDVIGKGGSVIRALTEETGTTIEIEDDGTVKIAATDGDKAKFAIRRIEEITAEIEVGRIYNGKVTRIVDFGAFVAIGGGKEGLVHISQIADKRVEKVTDYLQMGQEVPVKVLEVDRQGRIRLSIKEATEQTQPVEASEAPQAELGE, encoded by the coding sequence TTGCTGAATCCGATCATTCGTAAATTCCAATATGGTCAACACACCGTCACGCTGGAAACCGGCATGATGGCCCGTCAGGCAACCGCTGCCGTGATGGTAAGCATGGACGACACCGCGGTATTCGTTACCGTTGTTGGCCAGAAAAAAGCAAAACCAGGTCAGGACTTCTTCCCACTGACCGTTAACTACCAGGAGCGTACTTACGCTGCCGGTAAAATCCCGGGTGGCTTCTTCCGTCGTGAAGGCCGTCCAAGCGAAGGCGAAACCCTGATCGCGCGTCTGATTGACCGCCCGGTTCGCCCGCTGTTCCCGGAAGGTTTCGTCAACGAAGTCCAGGTTATCGCGACCGTGGTTTCCGTTAACCCGCAGGTTAACCCGGATATCGTGGCGATGATTGGTGCTTCTGCTGCACTTTCTCTCTCTGGTATTCCGTTCAACGGCCCGATCGGTGCCGCGCGCGTTGGTTACATCAACGACCAGTATGTGCTGAACCCGACTCAGGAAGAGCTGAAATCCAGCAAACTGGATCTGGTTGTTGCCGGTACCGAAGCAGCTGTGCTGATGGTTGAATCCGAAGCAGAACTGCTGAGCGAAGATCAGATGCTGGGCGCGGTGGTTTATGGCCACGAGCAGCAGCAGATTGTTATCCAGAACATCAACGATCTGGTGAAAGAAGCGGGTAAACCGCGCTGGGACTGGCAGCCGGAAGCGGTCAACGAAGCGCTGAACGCGCGCGTTGCAGCGCTGGCAGAATCCCGTCTGAGCGATGCTTACCGCATCACCGACAAACAGGAGCGTTACGCTCAGGTTGACGTGATCAAATCTGAAACCATCGCGACGCTGGTTGCAGAAGATGAGTCCCTGGACGCTAACGAGCTGGGCGAAATCCTGCACGCTATCGAGAAAAACGTTGTTCGTAGCCGCGTACTGGCAGGCGAACCGCGTATCGATGGCCGTGAAAAAGATATGATTCGTGGTCTGGACGTTCGTACCGGCGTTCTGCCGCGTACTCACGGCTCCGCACTCTTTACCCGTGGTGAAACGCAGGCGCTGGTAACAGCAACCCTGGGTACCGCACGTGACGCGCAGAACATCGACGAACTGATGGGCGAGCGCACTGACAGCTTCCTGTTCCACTACAACTTCCCTCCGTACTCCGTAGGTGAGACCGGTATGGTCGGTTCGCCGAAGCGTCGTGAAATTGGTCACGGTCGTCTGGCGAAACGCGGCGTGCTGGCTGTTATGCCGGAAGCTGATAAATTCCCGTACACCGTGCGTGTGGTTTCTGAAATCACCGAATCCAACGGTTCCTCTTCCATGGCTTCCGTGTGCGGCGCATCGCTGGCACTGATGGATGCAGGCGTACCGGTGAAAGCCGCTGTTGCCGGTATCGCAATGGGCCTGGTGAAAGAGGGCGAAAACTTTGTCGTTCTGTCTGACATCCTCGGCGATGAAGATCACCTGGGCGACATGGACTTTAAAGTGGCCGGTTCCCGCGACGGTATCTCTGCGCTGCAGATGGATATCAAAATCGAAGGCATCACCAAAGAGATCATGCAGGTTGCGCTGAACCAGGCGAAAGGTGCACGTCTGCATATCCTCGGCGTGATGGAGCAGGCGATTAACGCGCCGCGTGGCGATATCTCTGAGTTCGCGCCGCGTATCCACACCATCAAGATCAACCCGGACAAGATCAAAGACGTTATCGGTAAAGGCGGCTCCGTTATCCGTGCCCTGACCGAAGAGACCGGCACGACCATCGAAATCGAAGATGACGGTACCGTGAAAATCGCGGCAACCGACGGCGACAAAGCGAAATTCGCGATTCGTCGTATCGAAGAGATCACCGCTGAGATCGAAGTGGGCCGTATCTACAACGGTAAAGTCACCCGTATCGTCGACTTTGGTGCGTTTGTTGCCATCGGTGGCGGTAAAGAGGGCCTGGTGCACATTTCTCAGATCGCCGATAAGCGCGTAGAGAAAGTGACCGACTACCTGCAGATGGGTCAGGAAGTACCGGTGAAAGTTCTGGAAGTTGACCGCCAGGGCCGTATTCGTCTAAGCATTAAAGAAGCAACTGAACAAACTCAGCCTGTTGAAGCGTCAGAAGCGCCGCAAGCAGAACTGGGCGAGTAA
- the rpsO gene encoding 30S ribosomal protein S15: MSLSVEAKAKIVSEFGRGSNDSGSTEVQVALLTAQINHLQGHFAEHKKDHHSRRGLLRMVSQRRKLLDYLKRKDVARYTALIERLGLRR; this comes from the coding sequence ATGTCTCTAAGCGTTGAAGCTAAAGCAAAAATCGTTTCCGAGTTTGGTCGTGGTTCTAACGACAGCGGTTCTACCGAAGTTCAGGTTGCACTGCTGACTGCTCAGATTAACCACCTGCAGGGTCACTTTGCAGAGCACAAGAAAGATCACCACAGCCGTCGTGGTCTGCTGCGTATGGTTTCTCAGCGTCGTAAACTGCTCGACTATCTGAAACGTAAAGACGTTGCACGCTACACCGCGCTGATCGAGCGTCTGGGTCTGCGTCGCTAA
- the truB gene encoding tRNA pseudouridine(55) synthase TruB, translating to MSRPRRRGRDVHGVLLLDKQQGASSNDVLQKVKRLYNANRAGHTGALDPLATGMLPICLGEATKFSQYLLDSDKRYRVIARLGQRTDTSDADGQVVEERPVTFTAAELASALESFRGNTQQIPSMYSALKYQGKKLYEYARQGIEVPREARPITVYELLFIRHEGDELELEIHCSKGTYIRTIIDDLGEKLGCGAHVIYLRRLAVSRYPIERMVTLEQLQALVQQAEQQDVPAAELLDPLLMPMDSPASDFPVVNIPTVVAAYFKNGQPVRASTTPAEGLVRVTEGEEGKFIGMGEIDEQGRVAPRRLVVEYPAD from the coding sequence ATGAGTCGTCCTCGTCGTCGCGGTCGCGACGTGCATGGCGTACTGCTGCTGGATAAGCAGCAGGGCGCATCAAGCAATGATGTCCTGCAGAAAGTAAAACGCCTCTATAACGCCAACCGTGCGGGTCACACCGGCGCGCTGGATCCGCTGGCAACCGGCATGCTGCCGATCTGCCTCGGTGAGGCGACAAAATTTTCTCAGTATCTGCTGGATTCCGATAAGCGCTACCGGGTAATTGCCCGCCTTGGCCAACGCACTGATACATCGGATGCCGATGGCCAGGTCGTTGAAGAGCGCCCGGTGACCTTTACCGCCGCAGAACTGGCGAGCGCACTGGAGAGCTTTCGCGGTAACACGCAGCAAATCCCTTCGATGTACTCGGCTCTGAAATACCAGGGTAAGAAGCTTTACGAGTATGCGCGTCAGGGCATTGAAGTGCCGCGTGAAGCGCGCCCCATAACCGTGTATGAACTGCTGTTTATCCGCCATGAAGGGGATGAGCTGGAGCTGGAAATCCACTGCTCAAAAGGGACGTACATTCGCACCATCATTGACGATCTGGGCGAAAAGCTGGGCTGTGGCGCGCATGTTATCTATTTGCGTCGTCTGGCGGTCAGCCGCTATCCGATTGAGCGGATGGTTACGCTTGAGCAGTTGCAGGCGTTAGTCCAGCAGGCCGAGCAGCAGGATGTTCCTGCGGCAGAGCTGCTCGATCCGCTGTTGATGCCGATGGATAGCCCGGCGTCCGATTTCCCTGTTGTAAACATCCCTACCGTGGTTGCTGCCTATTTCAAAAACGGCCAACCGGTGCGCGCTTCCACTACGCCGGCCGAAGGGCTGGTTCGCGTGACGGAAGGCGAAGAGGGCAAGTTTATCGGCATGGGCGAAATTGATGAGCAGGGGCGAGTTGCGCCGCGTCGTCTGGTTGTTGAGTATCCTGCTGACTGA